A genomic segment from Daphnia pulex isolate KAP4 chromosome 5, ASM2113471v1 encodes:
- the LOC124194125 gene encoding uncharacterized protein LOC124194125, translating into MQQSIVLLLLVLAGLASASLNSTFTAGLKGTGRCPSKIRDPDRCPPDTSVEGKRTDECSSDDDCHGQSKCCTDGCRRLCVMPLLTSCERQRVETVKRARALQMTDNDISLPSCDPIGDYEPVQCDPLTGNCFCVDESGFELAGTRARSLQLVNCTNPKPCAGLLCRMLCPYEFELDVEGCPLCQCRDPCRGIKCPGSQTCQLEEMPCAKEPCPPVPTCKQARSAEDLCPAGVPLTMPSGDRPFLCGLQVGQPQCPQLFDCIVQPGADYGVCCMAADRITKPGSCPALDGQANSTDCGVPCSNDMECQGADKCCPSLGGCPAGTGQHCVPPFNFSLCLQQQQIAQLLSLTEREGKGYVPQCDEDGQKFAARQCSRNGLVCWCVDPELGTKVKGSMGSAQDVVCDGVSNAMARSSRCSSPVCGSTCDYGFKSDGQGCATCECDNPCEQLACPAGEQCLMKRDPSCPASAKRCPMSPQCRPTFVPPCAFGRHLSNEATDEAVSCTVGSKFTCPSGFHCTYSLPNNASFCCPTAPAAPPGSIKQIPAEEDGRLPSICEMMKEIADGRKPAEPGYNLILKNPRCTPQGEFEEEQCDKDGQCWCVDEFGVELPGTRGVASVQQRSASTCLKLRHDTESECPGLLCRLGCDYGFATDNATNCPLCECRNPCDVTNCPDGQQCQLVVSPCPETPFCPALPFCTAVQQLNREDTNVQEEEIEEWTASCPAGEPFLNPVDNLPIQCNPRSRALSCPAGFSCYSENNGPDGNCCPIQHVIKAGQCPYLVPISVDSCDSECSADEDCDGQLKCCSNGCGTQCVEPLIKTACQHMQMIMKYKARENGLPANRLFIPRCRPEDGAFEAVQCDPVTRACCCVSADGRELAGTRVPPGLQPQCHTPRSCPALSECPELDCSAHGYQLDTSGCPVCACRDPCDGVECRSPAEECRVVQVNCIRAPCPPLPVCLPRLDNPCTHGQPLRDGQSGSNTTVNCGPMGSSCPSTHKCHLSPLGEFSVCCPKPRDVCFQEKLLGSCKASVLRYSFNEKRNRCEAFRYTGCSGNMNNFDSERECKAVCPSLSTCEELREKNLKMAEKFKKVVFTPKCNKANGDWEPVQCLEEVGICWCVDKDGEHIKGSLTRGSPTCGVRQARQRSIDPPICDDPKAVVHVCNKSICESKICLANPKAVCRVDPCGGCRHSFYDQASGRKMDCEAGLSKCQREVQVVLNSDTWARQGGPWNAQPLVVSTSSSPSYHYDMNGYSAPEEDAEVLPDALLSSVTVYSSRLRRQLEEKEQSTETALLDTMMKEAGPSELIAEMLKEVKLEELDLEMATETSDVEDTTPLDSRTGKLLARRPVDEGLLDEVKNGFQSLDDDQTVQQRPVPALRDAIKPGFCPPVRSRTFLRVLAQFAGGAACADQCVSDADCAGPTRCCPGECGSTCTHPVLLPTPLLPKPGACPAAAHPFGCPEDTKAVIECSSDSDCSGRAKCCSNGCSSTCTSPEENSSGPLMMSISPPVCTLKGDYAREQSQGEFSWCVDTTGQPIDDSFTRGSVRCSPNGTVLEQRALGPICPDPSVQPTVCRDECLHARCPFHPDAICVADPCDDCKVAFIDGQGQRLECTDRCSQPAETGHCRALFPRYFYNISSRSCEEFIYGGCEGNENNFESVQECSQHCEKPVNVCELPKEPGMCRANFPRWAYNPETQLCEKFSFGGCGGNANNFHSYQQCASRCPDLVLCPQQSPMLGEIKSCSRNEACAGQTCANHPEAACSVDPCTCQAVFVDADGQAVKCLAQVEPAVLQAEPRHAFHDVQPEVKESTTTTTTTTTTTTTSPTTTTTTTTEAPTTTTTTTTTTVGPSPAQQRGKSLAHPHYTRCQKMRQAQLKKGGGGQSGELIPECDHLGRFQPIQCLPAKSNNGQVSCWCVDEAGNQVANTTQFLRGEQTCRLVPVMAVAMTLGFPAMDHAQEQMEKEVRQQVGEILNGLSARTMESTLQVKSRQDGTVLTFTLVGDNKIDVASHLEDMVKSGHLALEMDGHTMPADSTSSKFYHKLDSTHLRVAATKEESSDLQDRSMETREILAQALDIEAPYLAIIVVLSVLASILVCGLIIGLVLHRRRTTGTYPKDSGSTLASPPKPSKGGSDKSDVVPRGFPRVGINPSDVVQTPQLSPTVPRSKRQTRNAEAW; encoded by the exons CCGGGCTGAAAGGGACGGGCAGATGTCCGAGTAAAATCCGAGACCCTGACCGATGCCCGCCTGACACGTCCGTCGAAGGTAAACGGACGGACGAGTGTTCCAGCGACGACGACTGCCACGGCCAATCGAAATGCTGCACCGACGGATGCCGACGCCTTTGCGTCATGCCGCTACTCACCT CTTGCGAGAGGCAGCGAGTGGAGACGGTGAAACGGGCCAGAGCCCTGCAGATGACGGACAACGACATCAGTTTGCCCAGCTGCGACCCCATCGGCGACTACGAGCCGGTCCAGTGCGACCCGCTGACGGGCAACTGCTTCTGCGTCGACGAGTCCGGCTTCGAGCTGGCCGGCACCCGCGCCCGCTCACTCCAACTCGTCAACTGTACCA ATCCTAAACCTTGTGCTGGACTTTTATGCCGGATGCTGTGCCCGTACGAGTTCGAGCTGGACGTCGAGGGCTGCCCGTTGTGCCAGTGCCGCGACCCGTGCCGAGGCATCAAGTGTCCAGGCTCTCAGACGTGCCAACTAGAGGAAATGCCGTGCGCCAAGGAGCCGTGCCCGCCCGTGCCCACCT GTAAGCAAGCGAGAAGTGCCGAGGATTTGTGCCCGGCCGGTGTGCCACTGACGATGCCCAGCGGCGATCGACCCTTCCTCTGCGGCTTGCAAGTCGGTCAGCCGCAGTGCCCGCAGCTCTTCGATTGTATCGTCCAGCCAG GTGCCGATTACGGAGTTTGCTGTATGGCCGCCGATCGAATCACCAAGCCGGGCAGCTGCCCAGCTTTGGACGGACAAGCCAACTCGACCGATTGCGGAGTGCCTTGCTCCAACGACATGGAATGCCAAGGGGCGGACAAGTGTTGTCCCAGTCTCGGTGGCTGCCCGGCTGGTACTGGCCAGCACTGCGTCCCGCCCTTCAACTTCTCCCTGtgcctccagcagcagcagattgCCCAGCTGCTCAGTTTGACGGAGAGAGAAGGCAAAGGCTACGTGCCCCAGTGCGATGAAGACGGCCAGAAATTCGCCGCCCGTCAGTGCAGCCGCAACGGACTCGTCTGCTGGTGCGTCGATCCCGAGCTGGGCACCAAAGTCAAAGGATCAATGGGATCAGCCCAGGACGTCGTCTGCGACGGAGTCT CCAATGCCATGGCCCGGTCGTCCAGGTGCAGTTCGCCCGTCTGCGGCTCGACTTGCGACTACGGATTCAAGTCAGACGGCCAAGGATGCGCCACCTGTGAATGTGACAACCCCTGCGAGCAGCTGGCCTGCCCGGCAGGTGAGCAATGCCTCATGAAACGCGATCCGTCCTGCCCGGCTAGCGCTAAAAGGTGCCCGATGAGCCCGCAGTGCCGGCCCACTTTCGTCCCACCCTGCGCCTTTGGCCGGCACCTGAGCAACGAGGCGACCGACGAGGCCGTCAGCTGTACCGTCGGCTCCAAATTCACCTGCCCGTCCGGCTTCCACTGCACCTACAGCCTGCCCAACAACGCCTCATTCTGCTGCCCGACAGCTCCGGCCGCTCCGCCCGGCTCTATTAAACAAATTCCGGCGGAAGAGGACGGCCGTCTCCCGTCCATCTGCGAAATGATGAAGGAAATTGCCGACGGGCGCAAACCGGCCGAGCCCGGctacaatttgattttgaaaaacccGCGCTGCACCCCGCag GGCGAATTTGAGGAGGAGCAATGCGACAAGGACGGCCAGTGCTGGTGCGTGGACGAGTTTGGCGTCGAGTTGCCCGGCACTCGGGGTGTGGCCTCGGTCCAGCAGCGGTCGGCCTCGACCTGTTTGAAATTGCGTCACGACACGGAGAGCGAATGCCCGGGGCTGCTGTGCCGGCTGGGCTGCGACTACGGGTTCGCGACGGACAACGCCACCAACTGCCCGTTGTGCGAGTGCCGCAACCCCTGCGACGTCACCAACTGCCCGGACGGCCAGCAATGCCAGCTGGTCGTTTCCCCTTGCCCAGAGACCCCCTTCTGCCCGGCTCTACCATTCTGCACGGCCGTCCAGCAGCTCAACCGAGAAGACACCAACgtccaggaagaagaaatcgaagaATGGACGGCCAGCTGCCCGGCTGGCGAGCCGTTCCTCAACCCTGTCGACAATCTGCCCATCCAGTGCAATCCGCGCAGCCGGGCGCTGAGCTGCCCGGCAGGATTTTCCTGCTACAGCGAAAACAACGGGCCGGACGGGAACTGCTGCCCGATCCAGCACGTCATCAAGGCCGGCCAGTGCCCTTATCTGGTGCCCATCTCGGTGGACAGCTGCGACAGCGAGTGCTCGGCCGACGAGGACTGCGACGGCCAGCTCAAGTGCTGCTCCAACGGTTGCGGAACCCAATGCGTCGAGCCGCTCATCAAGACGGCCTGCCAGCACATGCAGATGATCATGAAGTACAAGGCCAGGGAGAACGGACTGCCGGCCAATCGGCTGTTCATCCCACGTTGCCGGCCAGAGGACGGAGCCTTCGAGGCCGTCCAGTGCGATCCAGTCACCCGGGCCTGTTGTTGCGTTTCTGCCGACGGGCGGGAACTGGCCGGCACCCGGGTTCCACCCGGACTCCAACCTCAATGTCACACCCCGAGAAGCTGCCCGGCTCTGAGCGAATGTCCTGAATTGGATTGCTCGGCTCATGGCTATCAGCTGGACACGTCCGGCTGCCCAGTCTGCGCTTGCCGGGACCCTTGTGATGGTGTAGAATGCCGATCGCCTGCCGAAGAGTGTCGAGTGGTCCAGGTCAACTGCATCCGGGCCCCTTGCCCACCTCTGCCCGTCTGCCTGCCCAGGCTGGACAATCCCTGCACTCACGGCCAGCCACTGAGAGACGGCCAGTCCGGCAGCAACACGACCGTCAACTGCGGCCCCATGGGCTCCAGCTGCCCGTCGACCCACAAGTGTCACCTGTCGCCGCTGGGCGAATTTTCCGTCTGCTGCCCCAAGCCCAGGGACGTTTGTTTCCAGGAGAAGTTGCTGGGCTCGTGCAAGGCGTCCGTCCTGCGCTACAGTTTCAACGAGAAGCGCAACCGCTGCGAGGCCTTCCGCTACACGGGCTGTTCCGGCAACATGAACAACTTTGATTCCGAACGGGAGTGCAAGGCCGTCTGCCCGTCCCTGTCCACCTGCGAGGAGCTGAGGGAGAAGAATCTCAAAATGGCCGAGAAGTTCAAGAAAGTCGTTTTCACGCCCAAATGCAACAAGGCCAATGGCGACTGGGAGCCCGTCCAGTGCCTGGAAGAGGTGGGCATCTGCTGGTGTGTCGACAAGGACGGCGAACACATCAAAG GATCTCTGACACGAGGATCGCCCACTTGTGGTGTCCGGCAGGCCCGTCAGCGCTCGATCGACCCACCCATCTGCGACGACCCCAAGGCCGTGGTCCACGTCTGCAACAAGTCGATTTGCGAGAGTAAAATCTGCCTGGCCAACCCCAAGGCCGTCTGCCGGGTCGATCCTTGCGGCGGATGCCGTCACTCCTTTTACGATCAGGCTTCCGGCCGGAAGATGGACTGTGAAGCCGGACTCAGCAAGTGCCAGAGAGAAGTGCAAGTCGTTTTGAATTCCGACACCTGGGCCAGACAGGGCGGGCCGTGGAACGCCCAGCCGCTGGTGGTTTCCACTTCGTCCAGCCCGTCCTACCACTACGACATGAACGGATATTCCGCACCGGAAGAGGACGCCGAAGTCCTGCCGGACGCTCTGCTCTCATCCGTCACCGTCTACAGCAGTCGCCTCAGGCGTCAGCTGGAAGAGAAGGAACAATCGACCGAGACGGCCTTGCTGGACACGATGATGAAGGAAGCTGGACCGTCGGAATTGATTGCGGAAATGCTCAAGGAAGTTAAACTGGAAGAGTTGGACCTGGAAATGGCCACCGAAACTTCCGATGTGGAGGATACGACTCCGCTGGATTCCAGAACCGGAAAGCTGCTGGCCCGGCGTCCGGTGGACGAAGGTTTGCTGGACGAAGTTAAGAACGGATTCCAGAGCCTGGACGACGATCAGACTGTCCAGCAACGACCTGTGCCCGCTCTGCGCGACGCCATCAAACCCGGTTTCTGCCCGCCCGTCCGCTCCCGCACTTTTCTGCGGGTGCTGGCCCAGTTCGCCGGAGGGGCGGCCTGCGCCGACCAGTGCGTCTCTGACGCCGATTGCGCCGGACCGACCCGTTGCTGCCCGGGCGAGTGCGGCTCCACCTGCACCCACCCGGTCCTCCTGCCGACGCCACTCCTGCCCAAACCGGGCGCCTGCCCAGCAGCGGCTCATCCGTTCGGCTGCCCGGAAGACACCAAGGCCGTCATTGAATGCTCTTCCGACTCAGATTGCTCCGGCCGGGCCAAGTGCTGCTCCAACGGATGCAGTTCCACCTGCACCTCCCCCGAAG aaaacagttCCGGCCCGTTGATGATGTCCATCTCTCCGCCCGTCTGCACCCTGAAAGGTGACTATGCTCGGGAGCAGAGCCAGGGCGAGTTCAGTTGGTGCGTGGACACGACCGGGCAGCCCATCGACGACTCTTTCACCCGCGGATCGGTCCGCTGTTCGCCCAACGGGACCGTCCTGGAGCAACGGGCCCTGGGTCCCATCTGTCCCGACCCGAGCGTCCAGCCAACCGTCTGCCGGGACGAGTGCCTCCACGCCCGATGCCCGTTCCACCCGGACGCCATCTGCGTGGCCGATCCTTGCGACGACTGCAAGGTGGCCTTCATCGACGGCCAGGGCCAGCGGCTCGAGTGCACCGATCGCTGCAGCCAGCCGGCCGAGACGGGCCACTGCCGGGCACTTTTTCCCCGCTACTTTTACAACATTTCGTCCCGATCCTGCGAGGAATTCATTTACGGCGGATGCGAAGGCaacgaaaataatttcgaGTCCGTCCAGGAGTGCAGCCAACACTGCGAGAAACCAG tgaACGTGTGTGAATTGCCCAAGGAGCCGGGCATGTGCCGGGCGAATTTCCCTCGCTGGGCTTACAATCCGGAGACTCAGCTGTGCGAGAAATTCTCGTTCGGCGGATGCGGAGGCAACGCCAACAACTTTCACAGTTACCAGCAGTGCGCCAGCCGCTGCCCGGACTTGGTCCTCTGCCCGCAGCAGTCGCCGATGCTGGGCGAGATCAAGTCGTGCAGCCGTAACGAGGCCTGCGCCGGACAGACGTGCGCCAACCACCCGGAAGCTGCTTGCTCCGTCGATCCCTGCACCTGTCAGGCCGTCTTTGTCGACGCAGACGGACAGGCCGTCAAGTGCCTGGCTCAAGTCGAGCCGGCCGTCCTCCAAGCCGAGCCCCGCCACGCCTTCCACGACGTCCAGCCGGAAGTCAAAGagtcgacaacaacaacaacaaccacgacaacaactactaccACCAGCccaacaaccaccacaacaacaacgacggaagccccaacaacaacgacgacaacaaccacaacgacAGTGGGTCCATCTCCTGCCCAGCAGCGCGGTAAATCGCTGGCCCATCCGCACTACACCCGGTGCCAGAAGATGCGGCAGGCGCAACTGAAGAAAGGCGGTGGCGGCCAGAGCGGCGAATTGATTCCGGAATGCGACCACCTGGGCCGGTTCCAGCCTATCCAGTGCCTGCCGGCCAAGTCCAACAACGGCCAAGTCAGCTGCTGGTGCGTCGATGAAGCCGGAAATCAGGTGGCCAACACCACCCAGTTTCTCCGCGGAGAGCAGACCTGCC GTCTGGTGCCAGTCATGGCCGTGGCGATGACCCTGGGATTCCCGGCCATGGACCACGCCCAGGAGCAAATGGAGAAGGAAGTGCGTCAGCAGGTGGGCGAGATCCTCAACGGCCTGTCGGCCCGCACCATGGAGTCGACCCTCCAGGTCAAATCCCGGCAGGACGGAACGGTCCTGACCTTTACGCTGGTCGGCGACAACAAGATCGACGTCGCCTCCCACCTCGAGGATATG GTGAAATCGGGCCACTTGGCGCTGGAAATGGACGGGCACACGATGCCGGCCGACAGCACGTCGTCGAAATTCTACCACAAACTCGACTCGACTCATCTCAGAGTGGCCGCCACTAAAGAGGAGAGCAGCGACCTGCAGGACCGCAGCATGGAAACGCGGGAAATTCTGGCCCAGGCCCTGGACATCGAGGCCCCTTACCTGGCCATTATTGTCGTTTTGTCGGTGCTCGCCAGTATCTTGGTCTGCGGGCTCATCATCGGACTGGTCCTCCATCGCCGCCGCACCACTGGCACCTACCCGAAAGATTCCGGCTCGACGCTGGCCTCGCCACCCAAGCCCAGCAAAGGCGGCTCCGACAAGTCGGACGTCGTGCCCAGGGGTTTCCCGCGCGTCGGAATCAATCCGTCCGACGTCGTCCAAACGCCCCAGCTCTCACCCACCGTGCCCAGGAGCAAACGACAGACCCGCAACGCTGAGGCTTGgtga